One region of Sus scrofa isolate TJ Tabasco breed Duroc chromosome 3, Sscrofa11.1, whole genome shotgun sequence genomic DNA includes:
- the TMEM186 gene encoding transmembrane protein 186 isoform X1, translating to MAALLRAVLWSPRQAAWGRPFHRLWRCSGQDPRRWAGSRPLPSKKNPLGTETEKFQMVYRFDAIRVFGYLSQLKVAQTALTVVALPPGIYWYSQGLMTFNSLCLAGAVASFALAMLCWMSHFFRRLVGILYVNESGTVLRVAHLTFWGRRQDTYCPVADVVPMTESHDRPQELFVRIRQYSGKQTFYLTLRYGRILDRERFMQVFGALDSLK from the exons ATG GCTGCCCTGCTCCGAGCTGTGCTGTGGTCACCAAGGCAGGCTGCATGGGGAAGGCCTTTCCACAGGCTGTGGCGCTGCAGTGGGCAGGATCCTAGGAGGTGGGCGGGGAGCAGGCCTCTGCCATCCAAGAAGAACCCGCTGGGCACAGAGACTGAGAAATTTCAGATGGTGTACCGGTTTGATGCCATCAGGGTCTTCGGGTACCTCTCTCAGCTGAAGGTGGCACAGACAGCGTTGACAGTGGTGGCCCTGCCGCCTGGCATCTACTGGTACTCCCAGGGCCTCATGACCTTCAACTCCCTGTGCCTGGCAGGCGCAGTTGCCAGCTTCGCGCTGGCCATGTTGTGCTGGATGAGCCATTTCTTCCGGAGGCTGGTGGGCATCCTCTATGTGAATGAATCAGGCACGGTGCTGCGGGTGGCCCACCTGACCTTCTGGGGCCGGCGACAGGACACGTACTGCCCCGTGGCCGACGTGGTCCCCATGACAGAAAGCCACGATCGGCCTCAGGAGCTGTTTGTGCGGATCCGGCAGTACAGTGGGAAACAGACCTTCTATCTCACCCTACGCTACGGACGCATCCTGGACCGGGAGCGTTTCATGCAGGTGTTTGGGGCGCTGGACTCACTCAAGTGA
- the TMEM186 gene encoding transmembrane protein 186 isoform X2, with amino-acid sequence MVYRFDAIRVFGYLSQLKVAQTALTVVALPPGIYWYSQGLMTFNSLCLAGAVASFALAMLCWMSHFFRRLVGILYVNESGTVLRVAHLTFWGRRQDTYCPVADVVPMTESHDRPQELFVRIRQYSGKQTFYLTLRYGRILDRERFMQVFGALDSLK; translated from the coding sequence ATGGTGTACCGGTTTGATGCCATCAGGGTCTTCGGGTACCTCTCTCAGCTGAAGGTGGCACAGACAGCGTTGACAGTGGTGGCCCTGCCGCCTGGCATCTACTGGTACTCCCAGGGCCTCATGACCTTCAACTCCCTGTGCCTGGCAGGCGCAGTTGCCAGCTTCGCGCTGGCCATGTTGTGCTGGATGAGCCATTTCTTCCGGAGGCTGGTGGGCATCCTCTATGTGAATGAATCAGGCACGGTGCTGCGGGTGGCCCACCTGACCTTCTGGGGCCGGCGACAGGACACGTACTGCCCCGTGGCCGACGTGGTCCCCATGACAGAAAGCCACGATCGGCCTCAGGAGCTGTTTGTGCGGATCCGGCAGTACAGTGGGAAACAGACCTTCTATCTCACCCTACGCTACGGACGCATCCTGGACCGGGAGCGTTTCATGCAGGTGTTTGGGGCGCTGGACTCACTCAAGTGA